The DNA segment TATCTAATACAAAAAGTAGTACCTCCCCTTATTACTACAGGTGAATATCAACACGCGTATTTAGGAGTATCTGGAAGGGATATCGATGCAGACATTGCAGAAATAATGAACCTTAATAATACTACAGGATTTCTGGTAATACAGGTTACTTCTGGCAGTCCTGCAGAGAAGGCAGGTATTCGTGGAGGAGATGTATTAACAGAAATAAACGGAAGAGAAGTGGAGCTTGGAGGAGATGTAATAATAGGAATTGATGATAAACCTATTAGAAAAATAGACGAGTTACTATCTTATCTAGACAGAGAAAAGAAGGTTGGAGAAATTGTCACTCTTTCAATTATAAGAAATGGACAGATACAAGAAATAGATTTAACCTTGGCAGCCAGGCCTTCATCTACAGTTTTAGACAGCGAAATTATACAAGATACACAAACAGAAGAAGGTCCAACCCTTGGTATTACTGGTATTAATGTTGCACCTGAAATAGCTTTGCAAATGAACATACCTTCTAATATTACTAATGGAGGGAAAGGATTCTTAGTAATTGACGTCCTTAGGAATGGTTCGGCAGAGAGTGCAGGGATTAGGGGAGGGTATATTTCCTCAAATATTGGTGGAAACCAAGAAGTGGAGCTTGGAGGAGATGTAATAATTGGAATCGACAATACCACAATAGGATCGGTAGATGATATAAGAAAAGCACTTTCTACAAAACAGATAGGAGATAGTGTGCAACTAACAATATATCGAGATAACAGCACACTAAATGTCCCCGTTACATTAAAGAAAGGACCTCATCCGGATTTGATAGAAAATACCATACCCATACCTCCACCTCCTACTTTTCCTTCTCCAAATATTCCGGGAGATCCTTCTCCATTCCAACCATTCAATCCATTTAATGATCTTAGTGATGGTATCTACAATCAATGTGTTGATATAATGGGTAAGGATACTTGTGACAGACTATTTGGAAGATAGGAAATAAAGGTTTATTATTTTTAAAATAATTTTAATTATTGAGTAGTTGAATTACCACCCATGCTGGTAGAATTATCCATACTCATGGTCATATTACTCATTTGATCCATTGGCATTGTTGAATTATCCATTGACATTGACATGTTATCTTGTGCTACTACTGGTGTTACCATTGCTATTCCTGCAAATAAAGATGCTGCTGCTACAATACTTAAAACTACGAATACATTAAAATTATTCATGCATAGTACCTTTAATTTTATAGTATATAATACTTAGTTTAGTATTAGTATATTATACTGCTTTAATTTTATAGTATACATTATCTTGTTGGTATCAGTAAATATATTGATTTTTATATATTAAAAAAGGTTTGACAAATTGGGGACATATTCCAATTAGGTTTCATAATTTAACCCATTTTTTGAAAAACCGACATATAGACACAATTAAACTTATGTTAAATATTTATTAGTAACAGTTATCATCCGTGGGGATACGATTCAACGTTGAATGTAATCCAAAGATCATTCTTGCTCGGGATTAATGATTTTCCCATTTCTACATTAAACTACGATTGTATGGAGAATTGTCTTACATAATGACCGCCGTTTATGACAACAAATCATCCAATCAAAAACTTACCTGTTCCGAATGATTGACAATAAAAGTCGCCTCCTTCGTTGCAGGCATCTAAGAATTAAAATCTTAGACATTACTACAAAATACAAAATTAAATAGATTGCCATTCTTGTCTCTGGCTGCTAATATCTCTTTTGTTATATTCATAAGGTATTGTCAGGGACAAGAAAAAGAAAAACATTGAATATGTATAAATCATTTATGGATGATAGTGTTATTAAATATTCTAACTAATTAATTTTCAAAAAATAGAAATGAAAAAAGATTCGATATGGGCTTAGTTAATTCAGGAAAGACTTAAAGTGCTTGGAGCGATAGCAGGCACTCCATTTGCAATTTCACAAGTGACGTTGTTTCCTGTAGCAACTAGGCTTGAGTTTTCAGAGGCAGAATTATTACCACAGGTTTGGCTAAAACTTGTGTTAAAACTATCGCTAATGGTGGTGTCATCATCGCTGTTATCGGTAACACTATTATCTACATTGTTAGTCTCTTGAGTCACACTATTGTCCTCACTGCAAATATTGTCTCCTATATTTCCAACTGGGACAATACACTCAAAATCGGACAAATCAAAATCCAATGCATTTACGTTAATGAATATTGATGGGGCAAAGCCGGATACTAAAACAAGCAGTATACTAAATACGAAAATTGTTCCTATTCTTTTTGTATGTGAATTCATATTATTCATTTTTCCATAGGAGAGAATGAATATCTGGATTTTGTCATATTTCTCTGCAAAATATTAAGTGTATCATTTTACTTTGAATTTTAGTAGAATATTTTAAGAATTAGAATTGCATTAGAAGAAGAAAAACTATTTTTTATTCTCAAAGTCTTTTCCAAAAATAGAAAAATTTTTAGGGAAAGAGCAGTATCTAGATTGAAATTATTTGCAATGGCTACAGTTTAAGGGTAGCGCGTTCAAATAAAGTGGTTCACCTGTCATCTTGCGACTTTTCTGTATTGCAAATTTTGCGGAACAAAGTTATGACTCGAGGATGGAGTTTTAGAAACGCAATCTGCAGATGAACGGACAGTATCACCACTAAAACAAAGTGAGATAGGTAATCTTCCTGAATTGAAGTCTTTAGAACCGCTACCGACAGATGAAGGTATAGTACAGGAACCTTCAGCAAATGAAATAAATCAATCTGCAACTGTAGAATAGGAACCCACGCAATCTTGCCTAAGAGGCCAAGGATTCTATAACATCTAATAGTACAGTAAATTCTTTGATCTGATTACCTATATTAGTGCTTAATATGGATGGATGTGGTATGACGTTTAGTAACAGTCTGGGGGCGTGGGGATTGTGCCGATATCGGTATTTTAATCAGGA comes from the Candidatus Nitrosocosmicus arcticus genome and includes:
- a CDS encoding trypsin-like peptidase domain-containing protein, translated to MFSTIFVVALSLGFYLIPNTINMMVTGNHIFVSAFAQQALPNIPKNDNIFTNTNNNTLSSDNSPGKPSEEGLIKLYDKVDQSVVQVTQNSNSNIPGMSRLGSGFVYDKEGHIVTNYHVVAGNYINKEFDITFTDGSAYKAVIVGVDPYAEIAVLKIPLENNTQVREKLIPLQIGNFSEVSVGQRVIAIGNPFGLSASITEGIVSGLGRTLPALPSEIGPIPLVEDTPAFSIPNIIQTDAAINPGNSGGPLLNMRGEVIGINTAIFSATGVYSGVGFAIPSYLIQKVVPPLITTGEYQHAYLGVSGRDIDADIAEIMNLNNTTGFLVIQVTSGSPAEKAGIRGGDVLTEINGREVELGGDVIIGIDDKPIRKIDELLSYLDREKKVGEIVTLSIIRNGQIQEIDLTLAARPSSTVLDSEIIQDTQTEEGPTLGITGINVAPEIALQMNIPSNITNGGKGFLVIDVLRNGSAESAGIRGGYISSNIGGNQEVELGGDVIIGIDNTTIGSVDDIRKALSTKQIGDSVQLTIYRDNSTLNVPVTLKKGPHPDLIENTIPIPPPPTFPSPNIPGDPSPFQPFNPFNDLSDGIYNQCVDIMGKDTCDRLFGR